ATCTCTCAGCCCTAGGCAACCTGTTCTCCGCCTTGCACGACTGGATTACCAAATTGCGTCGATCTCTTCCCGGCGAGGTGAGTGTTGGTGGTCGATTAGCAGAATCCTCACCTCGACGCAGACCACGTTTAACTGATTCGTGACATTACACTGATTTGAGAATAAAAATCTGAACTTGAAGTTGAAACTTCAATTGAGGGAGTGGCATTTTGGGTGTGTTGGGATTTGAGGATTGTTGAATTCTGGTGGTTTGCTTGCAGGGAGGTAtcttactttgattttgagatACATGTCAGTAAAGGGTTTTATTTGTATCATACTATAGAATTTGGGTCATAGCTGAAGAATATGAAGTATCTGAAATTTGGGATTTTTTGGGAGGGAGGGTtggttttaattgaaaattgagatCTCATTGTATGAAATTTGGGTCCTTGTTCAAGATGGGTTTGATCTAACATCTTTTCTCCCTCAATTTTGGATGTTGTTTGGGTCACGACGCTCGATGCTCGATGCTCGATTAGAAGCAgaattttatgttcaaaagCTTTGGGAACACTGTTATTTGGTTTTGCAGGCATCATTAATTTTGCAAATTGAAATAAGGGTATTTAGGTCAGAACACCCCAtctttaattaagaaaataatttatatatttccaaTACTAAAGACAATTCTGGAACACCGAACGCTGGTTTACAGAATCATTTAGGTGGGCCCTACCATTACAAATGAGACCAGGATTAATTTCTTAGCTTTTCATATGAAGAAAAGCGAACGCCTCCTTAATGTTTGGAAGATAGGTACATTACAGAGAGGGCAACCATTTATTTACTAATGACATATGTTCTTTGCTAAAAAATTAACAAGAAGGGAATACTTAAGTATACAAGATCTTGATTTGGCATATAGGTTGATCATGTGAGCTTTGCCTGCTGTTTGCATTTAAGCTAAGCTTGCTGTCATCATGGCTGTGATGGGCCGTCTTCTCGTCTGTGCATCTCCCGCAACTCCAACAGCTTTCTGACTCTTGCAGCCTGAGAGAAAACTCGGCCAAATCTTTGGCATTTCACGGAAGGAGGCAGTTTTCGCGTTCAAGCCGGATTTCTCTATACACGGCATCAGGATGGTGGAGGACGCGTCGTCTGAGTCTGAGAAATCTGCAGCGCTGGCAGTGACAACGCTCCACTCTATGCCCGGAGCATGATAGCATGTTGTGGGTTCAAAAGGGTTGTCGATGTAGAAGCTCTCGATTTCAAACAAATCTGAGCTTGCATCGCTGTCAGTGTCGTTGTGCGTTTCGCTTGAAGTTGAAGGGATTTTGAAGTCCTCTTCCCAAGTGAGGATGGCTAGGCTTGAGGCCGCGTTGAAGCAGTTGTTCCCTTTTATGGGGATTGGGGAGCCAAATTGGGCTCTCCTGCTTTTGTTTCCTGGTTTTGATCTTCCACTCATGGTCAAGCATGAGCAGTTCCAGCCAATGCTGGCAAGCAAGCTCTTCTTGCTTGGCTTCTCTGGTTCGAGTGGCGGATGTTCCTTGACCGCAGTTTGGACAACTTCTTTCTTTAGCTTCTGAGGGTGATGGTGATTGGGAAAACTCTTGGTGCGGATTTTGGGAGTATGGCTCAGCCCCTCGTTGAAGTAGTTCCATGCATCGAATACGTCGATTTCTTTCTCTTGCCGTGCGTTCTTGGTAAGTGAAAGGCGATCGGGGGCGAACGAGGCTGCCCTACTAGTGctgttttttataattttggagtGAGGCAGAGCCAGAGATTGCACTGGCATCAACATTTTTGTACAAGTTTGTTCAAGTGATAAAAGACTTATGGAAAAGGCAGTATTTATGGAAGGGGAAAGGAAACCATGCTGGCTCAATAGGAAAATAAGGAAAGTGACTAGATTGACTGCATTGCTGTCATTTAACTGGAAATAGTAATGTATTGGAGTTTTGGCTGATTTATACATCTTGGTTTGATGTTGATGGTTGGGCCTAACCAAGAGACAAGAGTACAATAAAGTTCCCTTCAACAGTAGTAGCATTGCTTTTCCCTTCACATATTTTTGGTCAATAAATCTCAGCCAAGTATTATACATCATTCATCAATATTCTCCAGCTACCATTTTCAAACATCAATTCCTGTCCaaacacgcacacacacacaccatcATTCGTCTTTTTCAACAACTCTGCCAAACTCATTGTATAGACAACCCTGCTGTGCtgtattagagcatccacaatagagTGGACATTTTAGCCGGACACTTTTACGTTTTTTGTCTAtagtcactttttatttgtgcacggccacaaaaaaaagtttccgCAGCAATAGTGGACACTTTTGTTAGCtacatttcactttatttttattctttgtatattttatttcaattagaATTTACCACAAATTACATAATTGTTATTCCTAAAACATGTAGACATCAACAACAGCCTCTTCTCTACAAGGTTGATATCGATCCTTTGAGTATGTGATCCTCTTGAAATGAGGCAAGCAAAGACTCCAGAAAGTCATCCTCATTTTGCtgaaacaaaacataaaatttatatgtatataaattcCAAAGTATCTACAATAAAATAGATTGAAGTGattaaaggagaaaaaaacATACCTCATGAGCAGGAGTAACAGCATTCATTTTATATGTGCCAAAATCTAGAGAGTTGGCAAAACCTTCCTGCTAGTTACATCAAATGAAGAATAATTAGATAAGTGAATAAGCAGAAAAAGTTTATTAAACCAACGTTCTGCAgcaaatccttcatcttctattatcatattgtgcaatatgatacatgcTACCATAATATTCGCGACATCATCTTCGTGTCAAACTCGTGCCGGGCAGCGTAGAATGGCCCATCGCgcttggagcacaccaaaagTTCGCTCAACATTTTTCCTAGCGGCCTCTTGTTTTCGCGCAAAATATTGTCTCTTCACTCTAACCGGTTGGCGAAGTGTCTTGACGAATACGGGCCAACGAGGGTATATTCCATCTGCCAAATAGTATCCCCTGCGATACTACTTGCCATTTGCTACAAAACTGATCTCTGGACCCTCTCCCCAAGCACTCATCATTGAAGATAGGCAACGATTGCAgaacgttgatgtcgttgttcaaacctgcaacaccgaaatacgcatgccagatccgcAAACGGTAGTCAGCAACGGCTTCGAGCATTATCGAAGGATGTTTCTGCTTGAAACCGGTAGTGAACTGGTCTTTCCACGCCACCGGGCAGtttttccactcccaatgcatgcaatcaatACTGCCCATCATCCCGGGGAAACTGTGCACCGCACCGTGCATATCTAGCAGTCTCTGGCACTCATCAGGGGTTGGCTTTCGTAGGAACTCCGGACCAAAGACTTCCCGAATGCCCTTACAAAACTGCCGGAGCACATTTAGACTAGTCGTCTCACCCATCtgtaggtattcgtcgaacatatcagcCGGTCCGGCATAGGCAAGTTGCCTTATTGCAGAGGTGCATTTCGCAAAGTAGACAATCCGATCCGGCCAGTGCAATCACTCCGGAGCGTGAAGCACTCGTACCGGTCCGCCAATGTCGTCGCTATATGGGTAAAGAGCGGTCGCGACATTCTGAAACGCCGACGAAAAATCTCAGCCGGGTAACGAGGGTCAGCGCTAAAGTAGTCGGCCATAAACCGCTCAGCCGCTCCGACATGGTCTCGTGGGATTGTCCGACGATGACGAATCTCACGAGGGatcgccgccaccgccgccaccgccgccgcctcatCCTCCTCGTCGGCCTCCCTCTGCACCTCTTGAATCAAATAATCCCATGCTTCATTCCacaaatcatacataattgaaaaaattttagaGATAGAAAATTTGGATAGAAAGTGAAATGGGTGTGAAGATGTGTGTggagagaagatgaaaatgggaggaatatttataaaaaaaccattacaaattcgaaaaaaaaaaaaaaaaaaattaaaccggcgaccgccgcgccGGTTTCGCCGCACAATAGATAggcgcggcggccgccgcgctTCTCTCTCCAGCGGCTCGTCCTCGCCGCATTCGGGGCAATTGCCCTTCCGCCCCAGCAAATCCGTCCGCCTCCGGGGCGAACGCGTCCTCCGCTATAGCCCGCCGCGGCTAAGTCGCAAACGGGGCGGCCGGCGCGCCGCtcctatagtggatgctcttagaatTTATCAGTAGAATTTACATGTCACCAACAATCTTAACTTACTATACTTGTTGTTTCTCACATTTTCTTTCACTCTAACAAATGGAGTAAAtctttattttgctattttgggaaCGTCGTCCCATTTACCTTTTTCTAGTCCAAGTAATCGGACCCCATCATTCACCTTaattattacactcacattccaggataaacctatatataaaagtagggtctacatttcattaaattattttcccattttcacaaagtcaaacaatttattaaataccgTGCAGAGTCAAAATGAGATTATAAATGGCAGACGGACGAAgtacattaatattattatttatactgATGTTGCACATAATTTTATGCAATACACCTTttgtcccatagaaataggcaatttataatttacacgagttttaatgtgtaattgttaaaataaaagaggagaaaaaatagttgaaattgtgtaagTGGATGAGGGGCatataaataacaaagtataaaagaaaggggaaaaggTTACCATAAATTgaccgagactcctaatagcagacgaatggagtatttgaCAAGTGGAACTCAAAAAAGTCACGTTCCacctatatataaatatgcatgAAAACTAATGGATGTAAGatctaaattctaattataaattatgaaaaagaattcaaaatattttgaaccTTTCCTAAATGTTATTGAATCTACTAGGAGTAATATATGCGTAAAGCGTACAAATATGaatgcatttaatttaaaacttcttacattttttttgtactaagtataaaaaattgaaaataattacttatatgttaacaaaatttaagttaatagccatactttattatttatgtagtCCAcgcgtgatattatatacacaaaaatgtatattccatataaatataaaagtttggctattaatttaaatttttgttaagatattattaatcattttcagttttttctattttttaatagcatatatataagaaatttttaaaataataaaataaaatactagcaAAAGACATGTATTGTGCaataaaatactccttccgtcccacaaaagatgtcacacttgggagacgatacgagattttaggaggttttaaTTTATGCGTTAaatggtgagagaaaatataatttttatatttacgtgagagttaaaattttccaaatataaaaatataatatttttttgagacaaattataaaggaaagtgtgacattttgTGGGAAGGAGAGAGTACTCTACAAGATTGAAGTGCTAGAATCTACATTGAAGGATGCCCTTTAATTCTTTACCGTCTCTGTTTCTTTTTTCCACCGAACAAGGGAGACTGCTTCACCAAATCTTACTCACTACCCGTCTGCAAATGTTGCTTCTTCGTCGCCTGTAAAAACCTAATATTCTATGTTCGATTGCTCTTTTCTTGATGTAAGATAACGTCTTCTTCATTCTGTATTTTCAACCAGGTAATTGATTCAtggtattattattttgatttagtatAAATTGGTTTGGTTTGATTTGTAATGGGTAATCAAATTAGAGGTATTTTCATCTAGGTAATCGATTCATGGTACTATTTTGAGTGTCTAGGTCATGTTGATTTAGAATAAAATGGCTTCTATTGTATAAATATCTTATGGTTCCTCTATAATATTTCCAACAGGGAGATTGAAGTTTGGGAATGAAGGAAAATAGTCAGATTATATTTGGGTGAATGAATTTCAGACTGGAAAAGGCGAGGAACCTCTAATTTCTGGAAAGATGGAGGTACACATTCATTCTCGAACCTCTTATTGTGTTTCCGCtagtaaaattgaaagtaGGAAGAGAAACAAATCgaaagaagaagagatgaACACtagtaaaaaaaggaaagatagGATAGAAGGTATTAGTGAAGAACATAACTTGTACATCCTAGCCCTTCCGTCTCAATCGTCCGAGAGCAGACATGTATCGAAAGTGAATAAGAGGATAGAAAGCTTTAGTAAGGAAGTCCCCAAACATTTGGAAAAGGACAAACATGAAATTGTTATTTCCCCTTATTTTAAGGAAAAAGAACAAGTTTTTGGTGATCAATTGGAAGATATTTCCCCTTATTTTAAGGAAAAAGAACAAGTTTTAGGTGATCAATTGGAAAATTCTGGCGGTGCAGTTAAGTGTTCCTTTGATGATATGCTCTCAAGATTTATGTATACAAATGGCAAACTGCACAACTCTCCTGCCAAGTCTTCTTTAAGTGAGATAGAGCATGTTCAAGGAGCAAGAATTGTTTCACCTTATTTTGCAAAGCAATCAGAGAGTGTTACTCTGAGGAAAGGAGCTAGAATTGTTTCACCTTATTTCGAAAAACAATCAAAGAATGTTCCTCGGAGGAAAGGAGCTAGAATTGTTTCACCTTATTTCGAAAAACAATCAAAGAGTGTTCTTCGGAGGAAAGGAGCTAGAATTGTTTCACCTTATTTCGCAAAGCAATCAAAGAGTGTTCCTCAGAGGATAGGAGCTAGAGTTGTTTCACCTTATTTTGCAAAGAAATTTCTTGTATCTCCTTGCCCATTTCACAAGGCACTTGCAGCCCAAAAGGCTAGAAAAAGACTTCAAAGAAAAGCAGCTGCTACCCTCACTGCTGCACAGAAACGGGATGAAGCTTATGAAAGAAAAACTCCAGAAAACACTTGGACTCCTCCTCGTTCGCCCTTTCATCTCATGCAAGAAGATCATGTTTTTGATCCTTGGAGGGTATTAGTTATTTGTATGCTTCTTAACCTAACTACCGGAGTACAGGTTAGGCATCTATTCGTTGgaatgtaaaattattatttaaccaGTCTGCACAACACTAACTCGTGCACACCATTACCATCTTCTgaatatttttcttgatttgtatGTAGGCTAGAAGGGTATTGCCAGacttatttcaaatttgtcCAGATGCCAAGACTGCAATGACGGTTAATGTGGACTATGTTGCTGATCTAATACACAGCTTAGGTTTGCAAAAGAAGAGAGCAGTCATGATTCAGCGATTATCTGCACAATATGTGACTGAAAGTTGGACCCATGTAACACAATTGATTGGTGTTGGCAAGTATGTTGCTCTTCTCTTTCAAACATGTTTATTCGATAGACATTGTTGAGAGTGGTTCGTAACATGTGGTTGCTATCAGGTATGCAGCTGATGCTTATGCAATATTTTGTACTGGAAAGTGGGAACGCGTCAAACCAGTCGATCATATGCTGGTAAAATACTGGGAATTTCTCAGTAAGTTATATGCAAATCCGGTTCCTCAAGCTGCTCCTACTGtttaaaagtttaaactaCTTTCCCATAGAATTATACTTACACctatattcctttttttgttCCTACTAATTAACCAATGaagatataatatatatgcatgtttttATTGATCCCAGATTGAATGATTATTTCAATGACTGAGGTCACTGTCTAATTTTGTTATTCAATCTacaatttctttcttctttcttatttttaactCTATTACCTTTGACAATGGACTTGAATCTCACTAGTTGTtcccacttttttatttaggataataaagtttggtcaaattctgatCTACCCAACCTTTGAAATTGGAAGATTAAATAACGAAGTTTTGATTCTTCTCAATTATCTCATTCATGCACAAAATGTCGTTTTTCTTTTGGTAATTATCAAGGATATCCATCGACGGGCCCAATGCCTATTTATTGTGCGGATTTGTAGACACCTCGATTGGTGTGGGGGGGAGGAGGACAACAGTCACAAGGATTTAAGGCTGCTCCATACCCAAAGGGTAGGATTGATTCCCTCACCATTTGGTTAAGGATGAACAAATCTCATGTCATTCGGCCACACCACTTAGgttgaaaaatgtcaaaatgatGTTCGAAACGACgtgttttattaaaataaatatttttttttcttatacatacctttattttcttatttctgttcttattttattggaatattgtcatttttaacATCAACAATAGACGACGATTTGTGCATGGATGaaacaattgagaaaaattgaaacatcgtgatttaatattccaatttcaaaGGATATGAAATAGCCTAATCTTTCACCAAAcatcatgatttaatattaaacTGGTATACTTAGAGATTCATATACTTGTGGATTCAAATCTCACTGTTGTTCACGCGCATGGATACTAGATTAGATGTTTATTTCTCGTTTGGGTTATTTCATTATTGTACCATTTTGTAATTATTGATCTAATTCAATATTTACTTGTTATGGTTTTACCATATTCATTAAAACTTATCAAACTTGTATCAAACCTTTTCaattgatataaattttatccTCCAAGCTTTATGGGTGCAGTTGCGGCATTGACCGTGGAGGGTGAGAGATAGTAGATGGGTAATGCGAGAGAACAAATTAGAGAATATGTTATAAAAACTAGAGATGCATATGGAGGTTATGAGTAGACGCAATATCGACAATAACAGCGTCATAACTTCTATTCCATCTGTCCCAcaatatgcactttttaattttggaaaactttTCTCACTAATTAGGTGGTATCTATTCTTAagtaacaatattttaattactttttttactacctctcttaatttaccaattttgtattaaaatttatgctgAACCCAAAATGCATGTTTTTTtaggactgagggagtattaataacATGTTTCATCCTTTAGATAATTTTCTCggcaaatttaataaatgaactccataattaaattcaattcaatttagaTAACAAAGAATGGATCTAAAATTATCGAAAGGAGTTCATTTTAATAACAAAGAATGGATAAAAAAGAATGgtctaaaatttaattttgtttgagtaataagaaaattttaaaagagttaaaggtcaaaattggttctaaatatatgaccattttacctttttggtcataaactttatcttttggattttttggtcttgcacatatgaaaatttgatcattttggttcTCCGTCAATAGTTCCGTTAATTTTTAACGGTTAATGCGTTTGTCCAATTTTGACCAGATTAGAATCTTTTTAAGTCACTAATTAAGTCTCTATCTCTCTATTTATACATGTGACATTTAAGAACCGTGGCTatgtcaataaaaaatgttcaaGAGTTTGCGTAAATTTTTCTGATCAAATCTTGTCCAAGATACACATTTCTAAAACACATGATTCTTGATTAAAACACAAATCactaatcaataaaatcattttgCAGAAGCTGAAAAAGCCAAAATGGGCAGTTCATTGAACAACAAAACATcacaaagattaagaaatCAATGTTAAAATCAACAGTTTCGCAGCCAAATATCCAGTGCTATTTATTCTAGATAGAACAATTTCCTATCACAAAACACTAAAAATCGAAATTAATCGTATCAGAGTCAAAATCAAGGCGATTCCTTCTTGTCAGCATCATCCGATTTCTCTTCCTCCTCTAGTTGCTTCATCACCGCCTCCTCCACATCGAGCAGCGGTGCATAGTAATCGGAATGCGCCTCTATACACTTCCTCAACGCCGAAGTCGCCTGAATGCATTTCTCCACAATATCCTCTTTGTTCTTCTCCCCTTCCTCCAAGCACTTCACTGAATCCATGAAAGTCTCTCTGCACCCGCCCGCTTTCATGAACAAGTAGAATCCGCACtcgccttcttcttcctcctctcctAATCCATCGCCACCGATCCCTTCTTTGGCCGAATCGTCCGATAATTTCTCATTTGGGGAATTTTCCTCGGTTTTGGTAGATCAGGGGATTCTCGAATTATGGATTCAGGGTGGGGTGCATGATCGGATTCGAGTTTGGGTAGATCAGTTTGGGGTGAATTTGAAGGAGACGTCGGGTGGGTGGATGCGGTGGAGATGGAGCTAGGGTTTGCTTGTGAAAGCACTGCCATGGCTGCCGATCTAAAACCCCCATctccttagagcatccacagtaaTAGGCGAGCGACCAGCTAGCCGATACCCGGCGCTAGCCGGTCTGCTCGCCGAACTATTGCAATCGGCGAGAATATCGGTGAGCGctcgccgccattgtaggctggcgatcggcgaacgatcggccagcccaattttttttttaaaattttcggaacactatataaacgcgattttcacgtcattttcattcgcaccacttgttttgacgagttttctctctctcttaatttctgtacaagagcaataacgcgaaatggatcacaacaaTGAGTCTACTCCATCGAGAGCGGGACTCAAACTCCCATGATACCCGCGGGGGCGGGATGTGGGCAGATGGGCGGTGGGTACTACAACATATACCCTTGACAGCAGATGATGCCGCAGGGCGGCGGGCAGGGGGTACCTGGCATGCAACCCGGTATGTAGATGATGCCTGGTTGGGGAGCTGGGATGCAGATGATGCCACAGATGATGCCGGGGTGGCAGGCGGGGGTGTAGCCCGTGACGCGGGGGGAGGGGGGACAATGTCTATCGCCCCACCCTTGATTTTTTTACTGCGTCTTCCCATACATCGACCTCAGTGGTGACGCAATTCACTGGAGATGACACTTTCTCCATAGAGGATTTGTTACCGGGCGTTCGATTCGGAGACACTCCCATtcagacagagggagtaggtCAGGGGCGGGGGCAGGGTTAGGGCgcaccgaagaagaagaaggggaAAAAGGTGGTAGGTGAGTCGTCGCAGTCGGCTGATGACGATAGTGcacggaggaagtggacggatgATGAGAACGTCGCGCTATCCAAGGCTTGAGTGTCTGTTTGTGCAGATCCCCTCGTTTCGAACAATCAGAagatcgtcaacatgtgggctaaGATTGCAGCAGCCTACCGGAGGAATTGCCCGCATGGGATGACATACAccggggaggagtgccggaaggggtgggagcgaATCAGGGCTGCGGTCTCCTGATTTGCGGGCTTGTACACCAACGCCCTCCGCATGAAGACCAGTGACTAGACTGACGAGGACTGCAAGAGGATAGCGGATAAAGCCTTCCCTGTGCGGGGGCTGTATAAGGAATTCACCTACTGGAACTACTATCTGGTGCTGATGGATACCGAGAAGTTCCGGGTGGGTGTCGATGCTGGCTGTCCGAAGAAGCAGCGGCTGAACTATGCCGGTGGTTACAGCGGTAGCAGCGGTGGTTCCCAGACCTCCCCGAGGATGTTCCAGAGCAGCCGTCCCCTCCATCCTTCGCTCGCCGCACTCGCCCGATTGGTCAGTGGAGGGCCCAACGGGTAGTGAGGGGAGTCGCCCAGGGGTCCCAGGAGGTCCAGTCGGCAAACCCCCCCGTTGGCAAGTCGGCAGCCGAGCTCGCCTTCTACGCGCGTCAACAAATGCGCAAACAGATGCACAGGATCTTCTACGAATGGAAGGAGGCAACTGACCCCCAGGAGAAGAAGTTTCTTCACTCAATGCTCGAGAGTATTTGGGTCGATTTGGATACCTTTGCGGCACATTTGGGGGGATCAGGTGCGGGCTCAGATGCCGGGGGTGCAGCCGGTGGCAGCGGGGACGGCGGCAACggcgacgaggagtagagtgaggcggtggctcgtgtgtggaagcccgaaatttttttttattatgtaattttttttcatttttagttaatgtacttttttttatttaaataaaattaacaaatttttcccgtatatgtgtcgtaaatttaattctgtattttgtatttaattccgtaaatttagtttttttttaatagtgctgatgacgtggctagcctgtggctagcctattgcttgtcCAGTTGCTTGTCCAGTTGCTTGTCCAAGTGGAATTTTAGTGTtggatgatgtggcaggaggagaaacaggctagcctatttaccattgtggatgcccttatTTGCTTGTGAAAGCGCTGCCATGAGTGTATCTTGGGTAAGATTTGATCAGAAATTATTTCTGATTTTAGTGGATATATTTGTTAAGATAATTAGGAAATAATTAGTGACTTAAAAAGATTCTAATCTGGTCAAAATTGGGCAAACGCGTTGactgttaaaaaattaacagaaCTATTGACGGAgaaccaaaatgatcaaatttccatgtgcatgaccaaaaaattcaaatgataaagtttaggacaaaaaagataaaatgaccatatgtttaggaccaattttTGCCTttaactcattttaaaattaaatttatttatactaaatttcaaaataattagaaaagtatttttaaaatataataacgGGTGAGAATGATTCTTACCTCCATAATTATTATGGGATAAAGGTTTGACTCctgtaaataaaatgttaaaacaaaataaaatgtaaaacaaaataataaagaaaaaaaatacttgacTCATCTCATGAATGTAAAATGtagaataaaaagtaaaacGTAGAacagagagataaaaaaagattgaaaaatacTTGACTAATCTCAATAATGTAAGATTAgaatgaaaagtaaaatgtagAACAAAAAGATACAGAGAAAAGAAAACCATTAATGTGAAAATGAAGATTACACTGATAAAACTGTACGATTGAGAAAATGAAGCATAAAATGACGCAaaacaatgaaacaaaaaGAAGGAACCTCACACGAGGGTTTAAACTCTAGCCACCGCTCAAAACTGCTAAAAAGTACTTCGTGTGTCCCATTGTAAGTGAAacgtttctttttttactgTTGTTTTGTGGAGATGTATATAGTATAGAGTTAGAGTGGAGACaaagtaaaataagtaaaagaataatgtagatacgTCTAACTATTTtgttactttactttctctccactgtatctatttattatcattttcgcAAAACAACGGCCGAATAGAAATGCTTACTTATagtgagacggagagagtacgaTATGtcattttactcattttcGAGTCagactctctccgtcccatgttatttgagtcacttcttttttcacccgttttggaaaaatattaataaataattaaagtggaaagAGAGTAATGTAAGAGTGAGAATAATGCATAGATAGTCTTTTTGTACGTATTAGCTCActtactt
The genomic region above belongs to Salvia hispanica cultivar TCC Black 2014 chromosome 3, UniMelb_Shisp_WGS_1.0, whole genome shotgun sequence and contains:
- the LOC125215887 gene encoding protein PHYTOCHROME KINASE SUBSTRATE 1-like, encoding MLMPVQSLALPHSKIIKNSTSRAASFAPDRLSLTKNARQEKEIDVFDAWNYFNEGLSHTPKIRTKSFPNHHHPQKLKKEVVQTAVKEHPPLEPEKPSKKSLLASIGWNCSCLTMSGRSKPGNKSRRAQFGSPIPIKGNNCFNAASSLAILTWEEDFKIPSTSSETHNDTDSDASSDLFEIESFYIDNPFEPTTCYHAPGIEWSVVTASAADFSDSDDASSTILMPCIEKSGLNAKTASFREMPKIWPSFLSGCKSQKAVGVAGDAQTRRRPITAMMTASLA
- the LOC125210574 gene encoding uncharacterized protein LOC125210574; this encodes MYDLWNEAWDYLIQEVQREADEEDEAAAVAAVAAIPREIRHRRTIPRDHVGAAERFMADYFSADPRYPAEIFRRRFRMSRPLFTHIATTLADRQLAYAGPADMFDEYLQMGETTSLNVLRQFCKGIREVFGPEFLRKPTPDECQRLLDMHGAVHSFPGMMGSIDCMHWEWKNCPVAWKDQFTTGLNNDINVLQSLPIFNDECLGRGSRDQFCSKWQEGFANSLDFGTYKMNAVTPAHEQNEDDFLESLLASFQEDHILKGSISTL
- the LOC125216551 gene encoding methyl-CpG-binding domain protein 4-like protein isoform X2 produces the protein MEALAAQKARKRLQRKAAATLTAAQKRDEAYERKTPENTWTPPRSPFHLMQEDHVFDPWRVLVICMLLNLTTGVQARRVLPDLFQICPDAKTAMTVNVDYVADLIHSLGLQKKRAVMIQRLSAQYVTESWTHVTQLIGVGKYAADAYAIFCTGKWERVKPVDHMLVKYWEFLSKLYANPVPQAAPTV
- the LOC125216551 gene encoding methyl-CpG-binding domain protein 4-like protein isoform X1 — translated: MEVHIHSRTSYCVSASKIESRKRNKSKEEEMNTSKKRKDRIEGISEEHNLYILALPSQSSESRHVSKVNKRIESFSKEVPKHLEKDKHEIVISPYFKEKEQVFGDQLEDISPYFKEKEQVLGDQLENSGGAVKCSFDDMLSRFMYTNGKLHNSPAKSSLSEIEHVQGARIVSPYFAKQSESVTLRKGARIVSPYFEKQSKNVPRRKGARIVSPYFEKQSKSVLRRKGARIVSPYFAKQSKSVPQRIGARVVSPYFAKKFLVSPCPFHKALAAQKARKRLQRKAAATLTAAQKRDEAYERKTPENTWTPPRSPFHLMQEDHVFDPWRVLVICMLLNLTTGVQARRVLPDLFQICPDAKTAMTVNVDYVADLIHSLGLQKKRAVMIQRLSAQYVTESWTHVTQLIGVGKYAADAYAIFCTGKWERVKPVDHMLVKYWEFLSKLYANPVPQAAPTV